DNA from Armatimonadota bacterium:
ACCTGGCAATAACGTCCTTTTCCGTGGGATTTCGTGCTCAAGAGTGCTCTCTGGCGCCCCGGGCAGGAATCGAACCTGCGACCCACTGCTTAGAAGGCAGTTGCTCTATCCTCTGAGCTACCGGGGCTCGCAACCTTTCCATTATACTACACAACAACCATACTCAGTCATCACCTCAGCGCGGAATGCCCGGCAAGAGGAACTCTAGCCCGAAGCGCCGGCAGGTGAATTCCGGATTCCCGGATCAACTCGGAGACCGTCACCGCGCGAAAACCGCGCGCCTGAAGCCCCTCCAGAATATCCGGCATCGCGGCCAGGGTCTGCGGATAGTCCTCATGCAAGAGGATAATGTCGCCGGGTCGAACGTCGCTCAGCACGCGATTAACGATCCAGCGCGAGTCCTTCGCCTGCCAGTCGCCGGTATTGTTCGACCACAGCACGGTCAACATCCCCTCTCTGGCGGCTTCCCCCGTCACCCGATCGTCGAATTGCCCTCCCGGGGGCCTGAACAGCCGGACGCGGTAAGTGGCCGCTCGTTCTATGACGATAGTGTCGTTTTCGAGTTCGGCGCGGATCTGGTCGGCCCGAAGCCCCGGAAGCCGTAAGTGCGTTCGCGTGTGGTTGCCCACATCGTTCCCTTCGGCCAGCATGCGCTTCACATAGTCCGGGTGGCGCACAACGTTGGATCCGACCAGAAAGAAGGTTGCATGGGCGCCATACCGCTTCAGAATGTCCAGGAGTTCCGGACTCGTCTCGTGGGGACCGTCGTCGAACGTCAGTGCCACCACTCGGGAGCGGGCAGAGCCCTGTCGCAAGATCCCCTGCCGGGCGTCGAAACCGTAGCGGCCCTGCCAGCGTAGTATCCACTGACTGGGGTTGGCGTACCGGAAGAAATGGCCTTGCCGGTACATACCGGCGAGGGTCACTCCTCCGCATGCCACTGCCAGTACAAACAGGGCCAGAACGCCTCGCACGAGTCTGCGCGCGCCACCAGGTTGCCGTTGGGTTGTTGCGGGCATATCGTCCATTATATCATAAGGCCAAGGGTCAGGCGCCTGCGCCTGTCTGCACACACCCGCGCATTCTGCGCCTGCTCGCGAAGGAGACACCATGCAACAACCGTTCAATCAACCGGGTGGGTCCTACGGGAACGCTCCCTATGCCGCGCCTCCTCCACGGCGAGGCTTCAACTGGCTGACCTGCTGCCTCGGCTGCTTCGGCCTCGCCGTCATCCTGGCGATCGCTATGGGGGCGCTATTCTATGCCAAGCTGAGCAAATCCGCCGGACCGGCCATCACAACAGCTAATTACCAGGCGGAATTCCCGGCCGGCGTCCCCATCTTTCCTGGACTGACGTTCGATGAACAGATGACCGCCCCCCTGCGCTATGCCGGAGGCGCGGTCGGCTTCATCCCGAACGCACACGGAGCCAGGATGCGCATGATGGTTTTCCGCAGCCCAAAGCCCGCAAGTGTCGTAGGCGCCTGGTACAAGAGCAAACTCGTTCCGAAGGGCTGGTCCACGATGGCTTCGGGCAATCCCTCATCGTGGCAGTTCGAGAAAGGCGATGAGATGATGCTTGTGTCTGATGCAAACCAGCAGCAACAAGCCGTCATGATCGCGTTCGGCAAGGGCTTGCCCGCCAAATCCCACACGCGGATTCAAGTGAACCCGTGACGGCGCAATTCGGCAGCCCCAACGCGATCGAAACGTTCGACCTTTCGAAAGCCTACGAAGGACGCGCCGTGGTGGACCGGCTCAACATGTCGGTCCGCCGCGGCGAGTTCTTCGGATTTCTGGGTCCGAACGGCGCCGGCAAGAGCACCACGATCAAGATGCTCACCGGACTCCTTCGCCCGACCTCCGGGCACGCCCTCGTGGCCGGCTTTGACATCTCCGCCGATCCGCTCAAAGCGAAAGCTAACATCGGCGTACTCCCCGAAGAGTTGAACCTATATGAGCGGCTGACCGGGATCGAGTTCCTGGAGTTTGCCGCCCGCATGTACGGCCTTCCTGGCGCGCAAGC
Protein-coding regions in this window:
- a CDS encoding polysaccharide deacetylase family protein, with the translated sequence MPATTQRQPGGARRLVRGVLALFVLAVACGGVTLAGMYRQGHFFRYANPSQWILRWQGRYGFDARQGILRQGSARSRVVALTFDDGPHETSPELLDILKRYGAHATFFLVGSNVVRHPDYVKRMLAEGNDVGNHTRTHLRLPGLRADQIRAELENDTIVIERAATYRVRLFRPPGGQFDDRVTGEAAREGMLTVLWSNNTGDWQAKDSRWIVNRVLSDVRPGDIILLHEDYPQTLAAMPDILEGLQARGFRAVTVSELIRESGIHLPALRARVPLAGHSALR